ACAGGGCGGACCAGGCTGACGGTAAACGGCACGGAAATACTGAAACGACGCGCCACCACGCCGCTCGCCGCATAATCCAGCGCGGTGAACGGATTCACGATCGAAAGACCGGCTCCGGCGCGCACCATCGCACACACGGATGCCGCGCTGTGGGTCTCCACCACCATCCGCCGTTTAACGTCGTGCTCATTAAACAGCGTGTCCAGCAGTTTCCGGTAACTGTCCGTACGCGACAGGCTGATGTAGTTCTCCCCCTGAAAATCCTGTGGCGTTAATACCGATTTTTCCGCCAGCGGATGACCCGGCGGCAGCACGCAGACTTCATCAAGCGAGAAGAGCTCCGTACGTTCAGTTCCGGCTGGCGTATGCAACGTCTCCGTCAGCCCCAGATCGTGACGCTGAGCGGAAAGCCACTCTTCCAGCAGCGGTGACTCCTGCGGCACGATATTCAGGCTGACTTCCGGATAGCGGGCAAGAAACGGCTGAATCAATACAGGCAGCAGCGACTGCGAAAAAACCGGCAGACAGACAATAGACAACTCCCCCTGACGAAACTCCCGCAGGCTTTCCGCGGCGCTGACGATTCGATCCAGCCCGTACCAGGAACGCTGTACCTCTTCAAAAAGACGTAACCCCTGAACCGTCGGATGCAGGCGACCGCGCGTGCGTTCAAACAGCGTCAGCCCCAGCACTTTTTCAAAGCGAGCCAGTTCGCGACTGACGGTGGGCTGTGACGTATGCAGCAGCCGTGCGGCTTCGGTCAGGTTTCCGGCGGTCATGACCGCATGAAAAATTTCAATATGACGTAAGTTAACGGCAGCCATAGTCACCTCGTTTGACTCAACCCATATCATTTTTGCATAGAGTCTATATAAAACGATATTTTTTATTCTCTTCACGCTGTGGCGTAATGATAAAAAAACATCATGTCCGGAGCCGTTATGCCTCATTCCTTGTATTGTACCGATACCGATCTCACCGCGGAAAACCTGCTCAGGTTACCGGCTGAATTTGGCTGTCCGGTCTGGGTTTACGACGCACAGATCGTTCGTCGCCAGATTGCGGCGTTACAACAGTTTGATGTGGTGCGCTTCGCACAGAAGGCCTGTTCCAATATTCATATTCTGCGTTTAATGCGCGAGCAGGGCGTCAAAGTGGACTCCGTGTCATTAGGCGAAATCGAACGTGCGCTGGCGGCGGGATACGATCCGCAAACGCATCCGGATGACATTGTTTTTACCGCCGATGTGATTGACAGCGCCACCCTGGCACGCGTCAGCGAATTGCGCATACCGGTCAATGCCGGTTCTGTCGATATGCTGGATCAGCTTGGACAAGTCTCGCCGGGGCATCGCGTCTGGTTGCGTGTAAATCCGGGTTTTGGTCACGGTCACAGCCAGAAAACCAA
The DNA window shown above is from Citrobacter farmeri and carries:
- a CDS encoding LysR family transcriptional regulator — translated: MAAVNLRHIEIFHAVMTAGNLTEAARLLHTSQPTVSRELARFEKVLGLTLFERTRGRLHPTVQGLRLFEEVQRSWYGLDRIVSAAESLREFRQGELSIVCLPVFSQSLLPVLIQPFLARYPEVSLNIVPQESPLLEEWLSAQRHDLGLTETLHTPAGTERTELFSLDEVCVLPPGHPLAEKSVLTPQDFQGENYISLSRTDSYRKLLDTLFNEHDVKRRMVVETHSAASVCAMVRAGAGLSIVNPFTALDYAASGVVARRFSISVPFTVSLVRPVHRPASALVEAFSHHLQTRHHHLVTALEQILGPVTTA